One Dokdonia sp. Dokd-P16 genomic window carries:
- a CDS encoding tetratricopeptide repeat protein has protein sequence MKSKLFLAIALAATSMAFAQKKEVKAIEKAIKSGSYTEAKTLLGAAEALTANMDEKTKEKFMLLKAQAYLGVDNQNPADLEKAATAFADLKDTKYASEADAGLANVTNAYINGAVADQNGQDYASAATKLEKAYNLSKKDTVYLYFAASNAINGKDYDTALGYYEQLKDLGFQGREVSYVATNVETSEVENFPSKQERDLQVLAKTHVKPEEQLGDSKSAEIAKNIALIYISKDENEKALAAMADARKENPDDILLLRSEADIYLKMKKMDKYQEVIAKVLEKDPNNPELLYNLGVSSDQQGNKEKAKEYYMKAVELDPTYAAAYNNIAVLILSDERAIVDEMNSLGTSKADYDKYDALKVKRQDVYKNAVPYLEKALAAKPDYLDVARSLYGIYEQLGETSKADAMKANIEKLEGGK, from the coding sequence ATGAAAAGTAAACTATTTTTAGCAATAGCACTTGCCGCAACATCAATGGCATTTGCACAGAAAAAGGAAGTAAAAGCTATAGAGAAGGCTATTAAGTCTGGTAGCTATACTGAAGCAAAAACGCTTCTAGGAGCTGCCGAAGCTCTTACAGCAAATATGGATGAGAAAACAAAAGAGAAGTTTATGCTTCTTAAAGCTCAGGCATATTTAGGAGTAGATAATCAAAATCCAGCCGATCTTGAAAAAGCTGCGACTGCCTTTGCAGATCTAAAAGACACAAAATATGCTAGTGAAGCAGATGCTGGTCTTGCAAATGTTACAAATGCTTACATCAACGGTGCAGTAGCAGATCAAAATGGTCAAGATTATGCAAGTGCAGCAACAAAACTTGAAAAAGCATATAACCTAAGTAAGAAGGATACTGTATACTTATACTTTGCTGCATCAAATGCAATCAACGGAAAAGATTACGATACGGCATTAGGATATTACGAGCAACTTAAAGACTTAGGTTTTCAAGGGAGAGAAGTTTCTTATGTAGCAACTAATGTTGAGACAAGCGAAGTTGAAAATTTTCCAAGCAAGCAAGAAAGAGATCTTCAAGTACTTGCTAAAACGCACGTAAAACCAGAAGAGCAGTTAGGAGATTCTAAAAGTGCAGAAATAGCAAAAAATATTGCTCTTATCTACATTTCTAAGGACGAAAATGAAAAGGCACTTGCTGCAATGGCAGACGCTCGTAAAGAGAATCCAGATGATATCTTATTATTACGTTCTGAGGCAGACATCTACCTTAAAATGAAGAAAATGGATAAGTATCAGGAAGTAATTGCAAAAGTTCTTGAGAAAGATCCAAACAACCCAGAGTTATTATATAACCTAGGTGTAAGTTCTGATCAACAAGGAAATAAGGAAAAGGCAAAGGAATATTACATGAAGGCTGTTGAGCTTGATCCTACGTATGCTGCAGCTTATAATAACATTGCTGTTCTTATCTTATCAGATGAGCGTGCAATTGTTGATGAGATGAACAGTTTAGGAACTTCAAAAGCAGACTATGACAAGTATGATGCTTTAAAAGTTAAACGTCAGGACGTTTACAAAAATGCAGTTCCTTACTTAGAAAAAGCATTAGCGGCAAAGCCTGATTACCTTGATGTAGCAAGATCTCTATACGGAATCTATGAGCAACTAGGTGAAACATCTAAGGCAGATGCAATGAAAGCAAACATTGAAAAACTAGAAGGAGGAAAATAA
- a CDS encoding C40 family peptidase, translating to MRYGICQLSIVPMRAEPSDPSELVNQVLYGEHFKVVEQRKQWSRIKLSHDKYEGWIDNKQYIEISEEEYAFAKAQQTTLTTDPVQFITTEHNQLLTVVLGSSVENIALLKDSYDGNSHTGKTTRAQLVETALLYLKTPYLWGGRTTFGIDCSGFTQMVYRLNGFDLKRDASQQATQGEALSFIEESEPGDLAFFDNAEGIITHVGIIMEDNYIIHAHGEVRIDRLDHSGIYNVHKGVHTHKLRVIKKII from the coding sequence ATGCGATACGGTATTTGCCAGCTTAGTATAGTCCCTATGCGCGCCGAACCTTCGGATCCTAGCGAACTTGTAAATCAAGTTCTCTATGGTGAACATTTTAAGGTTGTGGAGCAACGCAAGCAATGGAGCCGTATTAAACTTTCTCATGATAAATATGAGGGATGGATTGATAATAAGCAATACATAGAGATTAGTGAGGAGGAGTACGCTTTCGCGAAAGCGCAACAAACCACACTCACCACAGATCCTGTACAATTTATCACAACAGAACATAATCAACTACTTACGGTAGTGCTAGGTTCTTCTGTTGAAAATATTGCGCTTCTTAAAGATTCTTACGATGGCAATAGTCACACTGGAAAAACAACCAGAGCCCAACTTGTGGAAACAGCACTACTCTATCTCAAAACTCCATATTTATGGGGCGGAAGGACAACCTTTGGTATAGATTGTAGTGGTTTTACTCAAATGGTATATCGACTAAATGGCTTTGACCTTAAAAGAGATGCCTCACAACAAGCAACACAAGGTGAGGCGTTAAGTTTTATAGAGGAAAGTGAACCTGGGGATCTGGCATTTTTTGACAATGCAGAGGGAATAATAACGCACGTAGGTATTATTATGGAAGATAATTATATCATACACGCTCACGGAGAAGTGAGAATTGATCGCTTAGATCATTCTGGTATATACAATGTACATAAGGGTGTACACACTCATAAATTAAGAGTTATTAAGAAAATTATATAG
- a CDS encoding acetyl-CoA C-acyltransferase encodes MSKNVVIVAAARTPIGSFMGALSSVTASKLGSIAIKGALDKINLDPSLVSEVYMGNVVQAGVGQAPARQAALGAGIPDTVPCTTVNKVCASGMKAVMMAAQAIALGDADIVVAGGMENMSLIPHYVQLRNGHKFGPQTMVDGMQKDGLVDAYDGNAMGVCADACATEYKFSREDQDAYAIQSYKRSAAAWEAGKFDNEVVPVPVPQRRGDDIIVSRDEEFTNVKMEKIPALRPAFSKDGTVTAANASTINDGAGAVIVMSEERAKELNLTPLCTIKSYADAAHEPEWFTTAPSKALPKALAKAGVAQGDIEFFEFNEAFSVVGLANMKILGLTDKNVNVNGGAVSLGHPLGCSGVRILITLMNVLKQNDATLGAAAICNGGGGASAMVIENHK; translated from the coding sequence ATGAGTAAGAACGTTGTTATAGTTGCGGCTGCACGCACACCGATAGGGAGCTTCATGGGAGCTTTATCCTCTGTTACTGCTAGTAAACTTGGATCAATCGCTATAAAAGGCGCTTTAGATAAAATTAACCTTGACCCTTCACTTGTAAGTGAAGTATATATGGGTAACGTCGTACAAGCTGGTGTAGGCCAAGCACCTGCAAGACAAGCTGCACTAGGAGCTGGAATTCCAGATACTGTGCCTTGTACTACTGTAAATAAAGTATGTGCTTCAGGAATGAAAGCTGTGATGATGGCCGCACAAGCCATCGCTCTAGGAGATGCAGATATTGTTGTTGCTGGTGGAATGGAAAATATGAGTCTTATTCCTCATTATGTTCAGTTACGTAATGGACATAAATTTGGACCGCAGACTATGGTAGATGGTATGCAAAAAGACGGTCTAGTAGATGCTTATGATGGTAACGCGATGGGTGTATGTGCAGATGCATGTGCAACAGAATATAAATTCTCACGTGAAGATCAAGATGCTTATGCTATCCAATCTTATAAGCGTAGTGCTGCTGCTTGGGAAGCTGGAAAGTTTGATAATGAAGTAGTACCCGTACCAGTACCACAAAGACGTGGAGATGATATTATCGTATCTCGTGATGAAGAATTTACAAATGTAAAAATGGAAAAAATTCCTGCTTTACGTCCTGCGTTCTCAAAAGACGGAACAGTAACGGCTGCAAACGCATCTACTATAAACGATGGCGCAGGTGCTGTAATTGTTATGAGTGAAGAAAGAGCAAAAGAGCTTAACCTTACTCCTCTATGTACCATAAAAAGTTATGCAGATGCTGCACATGAGCCAGAGTGGTTTACTACTGCACCATCAAAAGCATTACCTAAGGCACTTGCAAAGGCAGGTGTAGCTCAAGGCGATATTGAGTTTTTTGAGTTTAATGAAGCATTCTCTGTAGTAGGTCTAGCAAATATGAAAATATTAGGCTTAACAGATAAAAATGTAAATGTAAATGGAGGAGCAGTTTCTTTAGGACATCCATTAGGATGTAGTGGAGTACGTATTCTTATTACACTTATGAATGTATTGAAGCAAAACGATGCAACGCTAGGTGCTGCCGCGATTTGTAATGGTGGTGGAGGTGCCTCTGCTATGGTAATAGAAAATCACAAATAA
- a CDS encoding HD family phosphohydrolase — translation MSSTAQKFYKHQDLIYKLLLVFICAGFIVYFFPKSGKFQYEIQKGFPWQYENLYADEDFAILKSATELEEERSQVKSQSAVYFNYNQDIVDNIIASYDENFDKVFPDSIDYQFPKSELRRYGSNLLKGVYKTGVIKNKPVYDSGRLIFIKKGNEVYEMRLNQISVLNNVTDDLTSVIENGAYAAYSNKYLQLYFDGLEANVSLDEVLTKETLDIELGQISETRNIVPKGSIVIARGELVEGDNLQKLLSLKAKYESQNISDSRYNWVLFGYILLVLLALVMLLLFIRTYRLSVFLNNTKVTFIFFNVLVMVLLTTIVVKWSPQYVYAVPMCILPLIIKAFFDARLGLFTHVIAILLLGFIVPDSFEYFFLQVIAGIVTILTIPELYKRANLFISIGQITLIYILAYFAFNIISEGGMEGLQWEDFGMFLLAGLATLFVQPLIYIYEKVFGLVSDVSLLELSDTNSKLLKRLADEAPGTFHHSLNVANLSEAAANEIGANAMLVRVGALYHDIGKIENPTDFTENQATGINSHDDLSPKESARIIIDHVINGIELARKYNLPDRVIDFIRTHHGTSTVQYFYFKEKEINEDTLITDFQYPGPLPFSKETAILMMADSVEAASKSLKNPTSTLIDAFVEKIVKKQMDEGQFLNANITFKEIQQIKKVLKKKLNNIYHLRIEYPE, via the coding sequence ATGAGCAGCACTGCACAAAAGTTTTATAAACATCAAGATCTCATCTACAAGCTCTTGCTTGTCTTTATTTGTGCAGGATTTATTGTTTATTTTTTCCCTAAAAGCGGGAAATTCCAATATGAGATTCAAAAGGGATTTCCATGGCAATATGAAAATCTATATGCAGATGAGGATTTTGCCATTCTAAAGAGTGCTACAGAACTAGAAGAAGAGCGCAGTCAGGTAAAGTCTCAATCTGCAGTGTACTTTAATTACAATCAAGATATTGTAGATAACATCATAGCGTCTTACGATGAAAATTTTGATAAGGTATTTCCTGATAGTATTGATTATCAATTTCCAAAATCAGAACTGAGAAGGTATGGTAGTAATTTGCTTAAAGGAGTATACAAAACTGGGGTTATAAAAAACAAGCCTGTCTATGATTCTGGCCGACTTATCTTCATAAAAAAAGGAAATGAAGTATATGAAATGAGGTTGAACCAAATTTCAGTACTTAACAATGTAACAGATGACCTTACATCTGTCATTGAGAATGGTGCTTACGCAGCATACTCTAATAAATATCTTCAGCTTTATTTTGATGGATTAGAAGCAAACGTTTCGCTAGATGAAGTTCTTACAAAGGAGACGCTTGATATAGAGCTTGGTCAGATTTCAGAAACACGTAATATTGTACCTAAGGGAAGTATTGTAATTGCAAGAGGTGAACTCGTAGAGGGAGATAATCTACAAAAATTACTATCTCTAAAAGCAAAATACGAGTCGCAAAACATAAGTGATTCACGTTATAATTGGGTGCTCTTCGGGTACATTTTATTAGTACTACTAGCACTTGTAATGTTGCTCCTTTTTATACGTACGTATAGGCTTTCTGTATTTTTAAATAATACTAAAGTAACCTTTATATTTTTTAATGTTTTAGTGATGGTGCTTCTTACAACGATAGTTGTAAAGTGGAGTCCTCAGTATGTGTATGCAGTACCTATGTGTATATTACCACTCATTATCAAAGCCTTTTTTGACGCTCGTTTGGGACTTTTTACACATGTAATTGCAATACTATTATTAGGATTTATAGTGCCAGATAGTTTTGAATATTTTTTCTTACAAGTCATTGCAGGTATCGTAACTATTTTAACAATACCGGAATTATATAAAAGAGCAAACTTATTTATTTCTATAGGTCAGATAACACTAATTTATATTCTAGCGTATTTTGCTTTTAATATTATAAGTGAAGGTGGAATGGAGGGGCTGCAGTGGGAAGACTTTGGTATGTTTTTACTCGCTGGTCTAGCAACACTATTTGTACAGCCGCTCATCTATATTTATGAAAAGGTTTTTGGTTTGGTGAGTGATGTATCACTGTTAGAATTATCAGATACTAACTCAAAACTACTTAAGCGTCTTGCAGATGAGGCTCCAGGAACTTTTCACCATAGTCTTAATGTGGCAAACTTATCTGAAGCAGCAGCAAATGAAATAGGTGCAAACGCTATGCTTGTTAGGGTAGGAGCACTTTATCATGATATAGGCAAAATAGAAAATCCTACAGATTTTACAGAAAATCAAGCCACGGGAATTAATAGTCACGATGATTTATCTCCAAAAGAGAGTGCGCGTATTATTATAGATCACGTCATTAATGGAATTGAGCTCGCACGTAAATACAATTTACCAGATCGTGTAATCGATTTTATTCGCACGCATCACGGTACCAGTACAGTACAATATTTTTATTTTAAGGAAAAGGAGATTAATGAAGACACGCTAATCACAGATTTTCAATATCCAGGACCGTTGCCTTTCAGTAAGGAAACTGCGATACTCATGATGGCAGACAGTGTAGAGGCTGCTTCAAAGAGTCTTAAAAATCCAACTTCAACACTTATAGATGCTTTTGTAGAAAAAATTGTCAAGAAACAAATGGATGAAGGGCAGTTTCTAAATGCAAATATTACGTTTAAAGAAATTCAGCAGATTAAGAAAGTACTTAAAAAGAAGCTTAATAACATTTATCACCTCAGGATTGAATATCCAGAGTAG
- a CDS encoding thiamine pyrophosphate-dependent enzyme → MAITSNTKAALSYDDFKESVLEDYRIAVTSRECSLLGRREVLTGKAKFGIFGDGKELPQLAWARAFKNGDFRSGYYRDQTFMMAIDHLSIEEFFAGLYAHTDIAFDPMSAGKQMGGHFATHSLDNDGNWKNLLAQKNSSSDISPTAGQMPRLLGLAQASKVYRNVAETQKENFSHNGDEVAWGTIGNASTSEGLFFETINAAGVLQVPMVISVWDDEYGISVHARHQTTKESISKILAGFQRDEEDKGYEIIKVNGWDYPALVDAYERAGKIAREEHVPVLVHVVELTQPQGHSTSGSHERYKDQDRLQWERENDCNVQFRSWLIDQGLATDEELTIIDKDLKKKVRDGKKAAWEAFLRPIKSEKEKITSILEALIKNSSNGSFIKPLFEKLVENKESLKCDLLSTARKALRLTIGEQSDTHTELATWIDNYIATIQPQYSAHLYNENGNGATSIEAVAPTYGEENLVDGRVILRDNFDAIFSKYPNTLVFGEDAGAIGDVNQGLEGMQEKYGEHRVADVGIREATILGQGIGMAMRGLRPIAEIQYLDYILYAIQIMSDDLATLRYRTHGKQKAPLIVRTRGHRLEGIWHSGSQMGAIVHLLRGMYILTPRNMVKAAGFYNTLLESDEPALVVECLNGYRLKENLPTNIGEFKTPIGVVETVKEGTDITVLSYGSTLRIVMEVAKELLTVGINIEVIDAQSLLPFDLNHDVVDSIKKTNRFIVIDEDMPGGASAYLLNAVLNEQDAYKYLDSKPETMTAKAHRPAYGTDGDYFSKPSADDIFEKIYSMMNEVNPSSFPKLR, encoded by the coding sequence ATGGCAATTACTTCTAATACCAAAGCAGCACTATCTTATGATGACTTTAAAGAATCCGTTCTTGAAGATTATCGAATCGCTGTTACTAGTAGAGAATGTAGTCTTTTAGGACGTAGAGAAGTTCTCACAGGAAAGGCAAAATTTGGAATTTTTGGTGATGGAAAAGAGCTGCCACAGCTAGCCTGGGCCCGTGCTTTTAAAAATGGTGACTTTAGATCTGGATACTACAGAGATCAAACGTTCATGATGGCTATAGACCATTTATCCATAGAAGAGTTTTTTGCTGGTTTATATGCACATACTGATATAGCATTTGACCCTATGAGTGCTGGAAAGCAAATGGGTGGTCACTTTGCTACACATAGTCTTGATAATGATGGTAACTGGAAAAATTTACTAGCTCAAAAGAATTCAAGCTCAGACATCTCTCCTACAGCTGGACAGATGCCTAGACTTTTAGGACTCGCACAAGCTTCAAAAGTATATAGAAACGTTGCCGAAACTCAGAAAGAAAATTTCTCACATAATGGTGATGAAGTTGCTTGGGGAACTATAGGTAATGCGAGTACGAGTGAAGGTTTGTTTTTTGAAACTATAAATGCCGCAGGTGTACTTCAAGTACCTATGGTAATAAGTGTTTGGGATGATGAATATGGAATTTCTGTTCACGCTAGACACCAAACTACAAAAGAGAGTATCTCTAAAATTCTTGCTGGCTTCCAGAGAGATGAAGAAGATAAAGGATATGAGATTATAAAAGTAAACGGATGGGATTATCCTGCACTAGTAGATGCATATGAACGTGCTGGAAAAATTGCTCGCGAAGAGCATGTACCAGTTTTAGTACATGTTGTTGAGCTTACACAGCCTCAAGGACACTCTACTTCTGGATCTCATGAACGTTATAAAGATCAAGATAGATTGCAATGGGAACGCGAGAATGACTGTAATGTACAGTTCAGAAGCTGGCTTATCGATCAAGGTCTAGCTACAGATGAGGAACTTACTATTATAGATAAAGATCTTAAAAAGAAAGTGCGAGATGGCAAAAAAGCTGCTTGGGAAGCATTTTTAAGACCCATTAAAAGCGAAAAAGAAAAAATAACATCAATACTAGAAGCACTTATAAAAAACTCTAGTAACGGTAGTTTTATAAAGCCACTTTTTGAAAAACTGGTAGAAAACAAGGAATCACTTAAATGTGATTTACTTAGTACTGCTCGTAAAGCTTTACGCCTTACCATAGGAGAACAATCTGATACGCATACAGAACTCGCAACATGGATTGATAACTATATTGCAACGATTCAACCACAATATAGCGCGCACTTATACAATGAAAATGGTAATGGTGCGACTTCAATAGAGGCTGTTGCTCCTACTTATGGAGAAGAAAACCTTGTAGATGGACGAGTTATCTTAAGAGATAACTTTGATGCTATCTTTAGTAAATATCCTAATACACTTGTTTTTGGAGAAGATGCTGGAGCCATTGGTGATGTAAACCAAGGGTTAGAAGGAATGCAAGAGAAATACGGAGAGCATAGAGTTGCAGATGTAGGAATACGTGAAGCAACGATACTTGGTCAAGGAATAGGAATGGCCATGAGAGGCTTACGCCCTATTGCCGAAATTCAATATCTTGATTATATTCTGTATGCAATCCAGATTATGAGTGATGATCTCGCTACATTGCGTTATAGAACTCATGGTAAACAAAAAGCACCACTTATCGTAAGAACTCGAGGTCACAGACTAGAAGGAATATGGCACAGTGGATCACAAATGGGAGCCATCGTACACCTTCTTAGAGGTATGTACATTCTTACTCCTCGTAACATGGTGAAAGCTGCTGGTTTTTATAACACATTACTAGAAAGTGATGAGCCTGCACTAGTTGTAGAATGCTTAAATGGTTACCGTTTAAAAGAAAACTTGCCAACTAACATAGGAGAATTTAAAACTCCAATAGGTGTTGTCGAGACTGTAAAAGAAGGGACAGATATCACAGTATTGTCTTACGGAAGTACACTGCGTATCGTTATGGAAGTTGCAAAAGAACTTCTAACTGTAGGTATCAACATCGAAGTAATTGATGCACAATCCTTATTACCATTTGACCTTAATCACGATGTTGTTGATAGTATCAAAAAGACAAATCGTTTTATCGTTATAGATGAAGATATGCCAGGTGGAGCGAGTGCTTATTTACTTAATGCGGTATTAAATGAGCAAGATGCTTACAAATACCTTGATAGCAAGCCAGAAACCATGACTGCAAAGGCTCATAGACCAGCGTATGGTACAGATGGAGATTATTTCTCTAAACCTTCAGCAGATGATATATTTGAGAAAATATACAGTATGATGAACGAAGTTAATCCTTCTAGTTTTCCTAAGTTAAGATAA
- a CDS encoding metalloprotease, producing MEINAQLIPDERAIHLNHTITITNTSSDVWNDVYLTDWAHSFSSKTTPLAKRFSESFDKKFHLAPDSDRGFTKMTSIAGQETILQYTRPKKHPDIIKVLLHEPLLPGDSVRMTLDYTVVLPDVKFTDYGITKNGDYNLRYWFVTPAVYNNGWEYYSNKNLNDRYFPQTDIRLQFSIPKGYQLVTDLEQNDISSSHIQGERLTVLTGKSRTDAKIFLLKNSNYEEVQTDYVTIVSNLHDYRIPSPLRALISDRIAGHLHKNLGQYPFDKILVTDLDYKEQPVYGLNQLPGFISPFPDGFQYEIKLLKTTINNYVNNTLLVNPRADRWLIDGIKVYMLQNYMDTYYPDLKVVGSLEKYWLVRQFYASELEFNDQFSILSTHISRLNLDQPLDTPYDELIKYNKNIGTSYKSGVGLNYLNDYIGGNKLDEIIKNFYQKYKSQPLTSSQFEKEVNAQIDEDVDWFFKDYIASNKRIDYALKNSKVKGDSIYVDVKRKERRSSPISIYSFKNDSLTSKRWVSGTQKIETLAYSKEEADRFVLNYENIIPENNLRNNYEKPNAFLSVDKPIQLKFLQDFENPAKNQLFVMPVAEFNIYDGFIPGVKLYNKTLLTKALNYKIEPQIGLKSKKLIGSASISYRHDYQNQGLYALRYGISGNRFSYAPDLLFTRVTPFVNMSFRTSNLRSNKRQSASARFVSVQRQEDPLVALPTPNYDVLNLRYTRSNPGIIHTLNVTGDVQFAKNFGKVSGNIFYRRLFLNNRQLNVRLFGGVFTYNNTQADGDFFSFALDRPTDYLFDYNYYGRSEDSGLFSQQIIIAEGGFKSQLDDVAPVFANEWMFTANASTTLWKYFYAYGDVGVLKNKRANGKLVYDSGIQVSLLDDYFELYFPLYSNLGWEIGQPNYDQKIRFQLQISFDTVIRLFSRKWY from the coding sequence ATGGAAATTAATGCACAATTAATTCCAGACGAAAGGGCTATACATCTCAATCATACAATCACTATCACAAATACGTCTAGTGATGTGTGGAATGATGTATACTTAACAGACTGGGCACATAGTTTTTCTAGTAAAACCACACCACTAGCAAAGAGATTTTCTGAGTCTTTTGACAAGAAATTTCACCTTGCACCTGATAGTGATCGTGGTTTTACTAAAATGACTTCTATTGCAGGTCAGGAAACAATACTTCAATATACAAGACCAAAAAAGCACCCTGATATCATTAAGGTTTTGTTACACGAACCGCTATTGCCAGGCGATTCTGTAAGAATGACCCTTGATTATACTGTAGTACTTCCAGATGTAAAATTTACAGACTACGGGATTACTAAAAATGGTGATTATAACTTGAGATATTGGTTTGTAACACCTGCCGTATATAATAATGGCTGGGAGTACTATAGCAATAAGAATCTTAACGATCGTTATTTTCCTCAAACAGATATACGCTTACAATTTTCTATTCCAAAAGGATATCAACTAGTCACAGACCTTGAGCAAAATGACATTAGCAGTTCACATATCCAAGGTGAGAGACTCACTGTACTTACAGGTAAAAGTCGCACAGATGCTAAGATTTTTTTGCTTAAAAACTCTAATTATGAAGAGGTTCAAACAGATTATGTAACTATTGTATCAAATCTGCATGACTACAGAATCCCTTCCCCCTTAAGAGCATTAATATCTGATCGCATCGCAGGTCATTTGCATAAAAATTTAGGTCAGTATCCCTTTGATAAAATCCTTGTAACAGATCTTGACTATAAAGAACAACCAGTGTATGGACTTAATCAGTTACCTGGTTTTATAAGTCCGTTTCCAGATGGTTTTCAATATGAAATTAAGCTTCTTAAGACAACGATTAACAACTATGTAAACAACACACTTCTAGTAAACCCGAGAGCCGATAGATGGCTCATTGATGGTATTAAAGTTTACATGTTACAAAATTACATGGACACTTATTACCCTGATCTCAAGGTCGTAGGTTCTTTAGAAAAATACTGGCTAGTACGACAGTTCTATGCTTCAGAACTTGAATTTAATGATCAGTTTAGTATTTTATCTACTCATATATCTAGATTGAATCTTGACCAGCCGCTAGATACACCGTACGACGAGCTTATTAAATATAACAAGAATATAGGTACTTCGTACAAAAGTGGCGTAGGGCTTAATTACCTGAATGATTACATAGGAGGTAATAAGCTTGATGAGATTATTAAGAACTTTTATCAAAAGTATAAATCTCAACCACTCACATCATCGCAGTTTGAGAAAGAAGTCAATGCTCAAATTGATGAGGATGTAGATTGGTTTTTCAAAGACTACATAGCTTCTAATAAACGGATAGATTACGCTTTAAAAAATTCTAAAGTTAAAGGCGATTCTATTTACGTAGATGTAAAAAGGAAAGAGCGCCGCTCCTCTCCTATTTCTATCTATAGCTTCAAGAATGATAGCCTTACAAGTAAGCGCTGGGTTTCTGGAACTCAGAAAATAGAAACACTTGCATACTCAAAAGAAGAGGCAGATAGGTTTGTTTTAAACTATGAAAATATCATTCCTGAAAATAACCTGAGAAACAACTACGAGAAACCTAATGCATTTTTGAGTGTAGATAAACCCATACAGCTCAAATTCTTACAAGATTTTGAAAATCCTGCCAAGAATCAGTTGTTTGTTATGCCTGTTGCAGAGTTTAATATTTATGATGGCTTCATACCAGGTGTAAAGCTTTATAATAAAACGCTTCTAACGAAAGCACTCAATTACAAGATAGAGCCTCAGATAGGATTAAAATCAAAAAAACTAATAGGTAGCGCTTCTATTTCTTATAGACATGACTACCAAAATCAAGGTTTATATGCCTTGAGGTATGGGATTTCTGGAAATCGTTTTTCTTATGCTCCAGATTTACTATTTACACGAGTTACACCGTTTGTAAATATGTCTTTTAGAACTTCAAACCTTAGGTCAAATAAGCGCCAGAGTGCATCTGCACGATTTGTGAGTGTACAACGTCAAGAAGACCCGCTTGTGGCACTACCTACTCCTAACTACGATGTTCTCAACTTAAGATACACTAGATCAAATCCTGGAATAATACATACACTCAACGTTACTGGAGATGTACAATTTGCAAAAAACTTTGGGAAAGTTTCTGGTAATATATTTTACAGAAGACTCTTCCTTAACAATAGACAATTAAATGTGCGTTTATTTGGAGGTGTATTCACCTATAATAATACACAGGCAGATGGCGACTTTTTTAGCTTTGCGCTAGATCGACCTACAGATTATTTATTTGACTATAACTACTATGGCCGCTCTGAAGATAGCGGTCTGTTCTCTCAACAAATAATTATAGCCGAAGGTGGTTTTAAATCACAACTTGATGATGTGGCACCGGTATTTGCAAATGAATGGATGTTTACGGCAAATGCGAGCACAACACTCTGGAAATACTTTTATGCTTATGGAGATGTAGGTGTGCTTAAAAACAAAAGAGCAAATGGAAAACTTGTCTATGACTCTGGAATACAAGTAAGTCTACTAGATGACTACTTCGAGCTATATTTTCCTTTGTATTCAAATTTGGGTTGGGAAATAGGCCAACCTAACTATGATCAGAAAATTAGGTTCCAATTACAAATAAGTTTTGATACGGTGATAAGACTTTTTTCACGAAAGTGGTACTAA